AATAATCTCAACTCTCAAGAATCAATTAGCCAAACTTGTGATGTAAATCAATCAACTACTTCCATTTTATAGTTACACTACTATTAATATAAgttcaattaaaataacatcatctaaaaataatatttttttgtcaaacaagggaatatattttgttaatttatgaTTCAATATCAAATCAATCTAAACAATGCATCTCTCCTAAGAAGATGATCATGGATTAAAATGGATTAAGCttatatcttttaaattttcaaaacatgAGAAAAAGAATGCTACCacaataaatttaaactaaaaagaaCATGTCAAATAACTTCTTATTGTtatcaattattaatatatGCAACAGAGGAAACAAATTGAATTTCAGCAACTATATTAAACGTAACAATTCAAAATTGAAGAGGGCTGGGGAAAGAAGAATAACTATGagtaattgtaatttttttatgggATATAAATATATGCATGACCAGATTGGAAGTATTATATGCAAGCTGTGTGTTCTGTTATTAATACATATAATTAACTTGTTTCACcgaactttttatttatttgaattttaaactAGCTCTGTGTCACAAATATATTGGATCTCATAGTTTCCAGTTGGTGGGATTTATACCATATCCACCCACCAACAAAATAGTAGTAATTCTTTCAAATTAATCCTCATTATTGTTTGTATCTAATTAGAATTGATGTTCGATACTTATGCAATCGAATTAATAGAACtcttacttttaatttaaacaattttaacTAGGGAAGATATACAATTAGAGTTGTAATGATCGAACCAAAATTTCAGTTGTTTATATTTAGCTCGTTTATATGAATGACGTGTTTATATTCAGTTCGAGTTatgttcaaataaatattgaatCCGAGCTCAGgttatataaattatactacaatttttatatttggctCGAAATCATCTCGTATTAGTCTATTTAGATGTTAAAGAAGCCGAAAATCAGCATTAGCACAACTCATTTTAACGTAGTTTTATTCTACATAGTTTTCATTTATAACAGATTatgtaattttatataaataaaaattatgtaacTTTTATTATATTGACATGCGAGTAGGTTCAAGAGTTTTTTTAATCCAGCTCATATACGAACCGATTTACGATATTATAATCGAGTTTATATACAAGCTCATTAGCAATTTGGGAACTCATAATCAAATCAGCTCGTGATCTCATCAATATGAGTTATTTACTAACGCAAACGCATATTGGACCCgtttaaataaatgaacatACATTAAAACTCGGGTTTGATCTCGTCTTTTTAGACTAAGGAACGAATTCGCGCAAGTATTGAGGTACTTGCGAGTGGCAATATTTATTCACTGTGGCCTTTAAAATTACGTATTCAAATTAAATTGTCTCATTGAGAAACAAATGTTGTTCAAATTCTTtttacataaattattttttcatttaaaatttaggaGAATTATGAAGCGTAGGGTTAAGGTAAGAAATGTGAAAGTGACTACACTAAACAGAAATCATAAATGAGTGGAGCAAAAAATGAAAGCTCGCAAATTCTTCTTCTTATGTAGCAACCGTGTGGCTGTAGTCTGCACTGCTCCAGACCAGACCCACCTCTTTAATTTTTCATCTCTATCCTCTTTAATATTTATGTTCCCCTCTCGTTGACCTCCCATTTTGAATTTCTAATTTTTGAATATGCGAAGTTAATACTACTGCCATTGTATAATTCATGCTTTACTTTCTGTCTTTCATTTTATTAGTAAATTAGTTGCAATTAGTGTTTTAATTTACATTGTTAAATTAAGTATTCCAAAAATATATCTAAACATAAGAAATGTAAAAGAAAAGTACAAAATTTACCAATGGGGGTTGGTctaagtggtaagcggcttggtatcgcttaagcaaggtctcggattcgagtccttgtgaatgcagaaaattcccactggcagactcacccaccatgccaggtgcgcgacgcgggtcggatccggattagtcaaggCGAAgtcttggaaaccggatgggcttaccaaaaaaaaagtacaaaattttataattttagaatattGGTTGGTCTATTTAGTAATTAGtgcttttgatattttatatcaGTTGATTTACGGTGTAGTTCGATGATTATATCTACATAATATTGGCCAAATTGATCCCGAAGTTCTTATGTTCTTaccattttatatatttggtaTTTTCTTAAAGTTTGGTATTTAttaggtccttatactttacaaatttgatttaataggtattttctaaaagaaaatatttacGTGTATGTTTAGTtatgaagcacggaaacttcaaCAAAGTTGCGTGTCCCGTTTCAGAAACCAGAAACTCTCAGAAACTCTCGGAAACTCATaaggaaacgtttcgggccgtttccataaataaaaaaattatataattataaaaaatcctcaaaaaataattttatgaatcaattacccacaatttttattattattttatctataaCATAGCTTATATACttatttttgttggatttaattatatttgatttattttattaattgccaaaaatatataaataaaatttaatatatatatatcattttataattctaatattataaatatatccttatatatgtttttattatttacacgtttcccccacgttttatgtccttcattttaaaaattcgccgtttccccgtgtccgtttcgtgtcgtttccgtttccgtacTACATACTATTACCACGCATGATAAAATGAGTATGAATTAATGAGTTAAGTTTtttattcagtaaatttttatatttttatttttatagtactTGTACTTTCAAATGTTATTTATCCGTCTCTCTTTAAGTTCGGATTCACGCTCATTTTACAACGAGGTAGTGTACACttctttctattttaaaaaaatttaaaatttaaaattcaaaataaattaaatatataaattaaataaatataaaaagttagaaTAAAGACCAGGTAAATAAAACAGTAAAAATCGAGCCTCAAAATAGGCTTGGCctataaaattttatctatgaCAATTTACTCTTTGGTTCTTGCTTAAAAGAATTGATGACAAAATTTTCCAAATCACGTGGAAGAGAAACGTGCCACCGTTCGCAGCCATTGAACGTATTTAAGGTAGAAGTGACGGCTTATGATCATATATTCAATTTTCTGTATGAAGTGGTAATGTAAAACCTAGCTGCTAAAATGGTTAGTGACTGACTGAACTGTTACTTAGAGCACagtaaaaacttaaaaaatctACTGATGGTGCCATATAAAATTgcagagtgtttatcccatgcaaccgttgcgccacgtcatttttacatcaagccaatgagcatttgcgataggaaatcttttaattattacttattttttttatcattcaattttccacatggctaacgcacaattggtttgttgcacgaatgacatggcgcaacggttgtgtgcaataatttttcaaaattgtatTATCAAAAGCCAATTTAGAATTTGGAAGAATGTGAAAGTTTATCTTTTTTATGAGACATGTTTTACAGTTTTTTATCCATTCCATGCAATGTCTTGTTTTTGAAAGAAATTTCCGCGGGTTTTCATTCATTTGAACCAATTAAACTCtagaaatattcataaaaaataataataattaaactctACGAATCAGATTGGTAAAACACACTATTGGATATTTGTATCATCACATTTTCTAAAATTGAGTCCCTCtactataataaatatattgagtctttatattttaattttttttagacatttaaataattccgtcaaaaaaatgttaaaggtgtcaagttaaaataaataaattttacaatttttttacccCACTCATGCTAACAGCTTATGAAATGCACTCACTTTgatttaatgtttaaaagatTATTGTAAGAATTTAATAATGACAACAAAAAGTGAAGGAAccaaattactaaaatataataGTTCAGAGATCCAAGTATATATTTTGCCAATTAGCTAAAAGTCTTTATTTTCGGCGAATCTTGGACGTTAATTTTATCAGCTGGTTCAGATTAATTTTGACGGGACGTGGAAGCATCACTTTCTTAAAACGACATGACTAGGGTTGACGCTAAAATATGCAAGACTAATTTTAAATGCCACGTGTACAGTAATGATAAGTTTACAGTATGAATTTGATCTTTTAGCCTATTTGTCTGGCTAAGAACCTCTCTAATCCAACTAAATGATGTACTAGAACATTACATCGTATTTATAGTTTGAACTTCAAACTTCTCTGTAGTTTaactttataattttgaaattaaaattctattaataaattttcatttatttataattgtaattgttttttctaGTATTAGTTGtttgaatatttattatatttactctttttgtataaaatgagctttttaattttttaaaaagcaaCTTTTCTATATCTATTGAACGGAagaagtaaatatttttataaacgaAAATTATAAGCATGCCCCTCATGATAATATAAagagattaattattttatgtaaaaaatgataaaatacatctatgttttcaaaatatcacgtatttgttttttttacgaATTTTTTACTCATTAgatctataatttaaattttttattcatccGACTCTCCAAATTTGTTAAATGTAACTCATTTTTATCAACACATCGATTTAAATGAACATCTAAATATGGTCTCATACGCGTTTTTAGTAAGTGTAGTGTCCATTCATTTTCTgctaaaaaatctaataaattaagataaattaagCATAAAGACTATATAAaactaaaacttaaaaaaaaaactaaatatattaaaaataaaaaataaaaagattaaaaaacaaTGGAATCCATGGAGtaaataaaaacacaaataCGCCATCAATTTTCTCAACTACTAACATGTGTCTACTTAATCATCTCTAAAACAAAGCATGGAACAAATTTCCAAACTGTCTTTCCCATTTGTTAGACGGACTTAACCACTCATTTGGATACTTAGGTAATTAGCAATAAATTATTCACTAATTACATGAAATAATTAACCTGTCTTGTAGTATTTCTAAGCATGTCTCTTCTTGGTCATGATACTGTCTTAAAGATTAAACAACACAAGAGACAGTGGTAATAATCCAAATTCCAAGTCCGATGTCCAGAAAATGACGTCGTTTTTCTCTGACCGTCGTTGACTGGTTTGCAACTTTTTCTCTTGCAAAGTCCCGTCAGTCTGTCGGAGATTTTCCCGTCGGTTTTGTTTTTATCTGCCACACGCGTGATATGGACAGCTTAATGGTTTTAGTGTGTTTTGTTTACTTTTTTGACGACGAAACAACCCACTAATTACTGtccattttgtaataaaatactAATGTAAAAAGAGTCaattttacttttgaatttatatttcaaaattaaataacttcTTAATcgattagattttaaaatttgtcttttaaagtttaatatagaatttttaattaatctcAAAATGCGTCTCTCAATGTAGAATAAGTCGTGCCATTGAATTTAAGTTTcggaatcaaataataatttttttggtaaattagatctcaaaatttatatttcggGATTAAATAAATCACACATTTAAAATTTACGTATTAGaagatatttaataaattaagagagtttaaatttaattgactaaaaaaactaaaaatattttaaatgaactTAATGCACAAATGTCAAAatttaattgacaaaaaaataaaaaatgactctTTGCTCTTAAACTAATCCAAaacattttcttattttattacatttatgATTATAGTTTGTATCACAAAAAAAGAgagcaataatttttttttttttttttttttttagctattttctAAACCAgcgtttattaaattttttggaaTGAAgtgttaaaatatgaaatacaaCGAAATTTTCAACTGTATTATATTTTCCGGGCAAACAAACAGGATCTGAAAAGCAGAACACATGGAGTACTCTTGTGTAAGAAAAGATATCAACAGCTAACAGAGATCGAAAAAATAGAGGTTGTGTTTAAATCCGTACACATTTCAGTACAAATTTGGATTCTACAAGCAAAGCCATTTCCAATTCTTGTTCTCATTTTTGCATGTGATCGTACCCCTCTAACTATAATCCAATCCGAACCGTTTGGTATAGAATTATCTTTAACATTTTCTTGTAATTAATTATAGCTACTTTTATTTGTGTAAATTTCAATTAGAATCTAAATATTTCTAATTTGTtcatcaaaattttaaagtatAAAATCCCAAATAAAAGCTTAATAGATTAGAATATCCAAATCTCTTCGACGTTTTGCAATTATAACTaaagtttgaaaattttattattttagctcAAATTGAAACGTTCGGAGCAAATTGTTTTAATAGTTTGTGGACAATTTTACATGGCCTTCacatgataaaaaaatcaaacagacACAACGACAATCAATAGACTATAAAACCTACCCCTTTTTGATCTATTACAAAGcttatgataatattaaaatgttaatttaagTCTAATATATGGTCTTACATTCCATGCTGATATCGATTTTCTGATAGTGTGTAAACCATATGGGATTGATTACACGTTATTAAATCAACGGTGAATTGACtaaaattaatgtaaatatttaaaattgaattaaaatataaaaaatagatttttagtACATTAGACCTCAAATAAATGACATAAATCTTATTTAAgtttatatataacaaataaaaattcaatcatAGTTTGGAGTATTCTATTTTTTGGTTGGAGAAATAGGTGGTAAatacaaaattttgaaaatagtaaaaaaaaaaaaagagcaatGAAGGAAAATTGAGAAGAAAGTAAGAAAGAATGATTCACAATCATGCAAAAGTCTAAAAAGAGTAAACACAAGAGAGTGAGAGCTAATGAGCCCACACCCTCACTTTCCCATCTCAAATCTTTTTTTTCCCTTTCCACTTCAACTCTCTTATATTTACTCCCACACTTTCCTCTCACATTCCCTCACTTTCTCTCCATCCAAACACCAAAATGATCCCCCTCCTCCTCTCCCTCCTCCTCCTCTTCACCTCCCCGTCTCTCTCCCTCAACCAAGAAGGCCTCTAccttaaccaaatcaaactctCACTCACCGACCCGGACTCGGTTCTCTCCTCCTGGTCCGACCGCGATTCCTCCCCATGTTCTTGGTTTGGTATCACCTGCGAACCATTAACTCACTCGGTTACTTCCGTTGATCTTTCTAGCGCCAACTTAGCCGGACCGTTTCCGTCGCTACTTTGCCGTTTAAACAACCTTACTTTCATCTCCTTCAATAATAACTCTATTAACGACGTTCTTCCTGCTGACATTTCCACGTGTCGTAATCTTGAGCATCTTGATCTCGCTCAGAATTACCTCACCGGTACACTGCCGTACACGCTAGCTGAGTTACCTAATCTGAAGTTTCTTGACCTCACCGGAAATAATTTCTCCGGTGATATTCCGGAATCTTTCGGTTATTTTCAAAAACTTGAGGTTATTTCTTTAGTTTATAATCTGTTCGACGGTGTTATACCGCCGTTCTTGGGTAATATTAGTACTTTAAAAATGCTTAACTTGTCCTACAACCCGTTTTCTCCGGGTCGGATCCCGCCGGAGCTTGGGAATTTGACTAACTTGCAAATTCTTTGGCTTACTGATTGTAACCTAGTTGGTGAAATACCTGACTCGCTGGGTCAGCTCAAACAGCTTAAAGATTTAGACCTTGCTCTCAACAATTTAGTGGGTCATATCCCGAGTTCTCTCACTCAGTTGACCAGTGTCTTCCAAATTGAGCTGTATAACAACTCGCTAACCGGCGAGTTGCCTGCTGGGTTAGGCAATTTGATTGCATTGAGACTCTTAGATGTTTCCATGAACAAGTTGACCGGTCCGATTCCAGACGAGTTGTGCGGGTTACAATTGGAAAGTCTCAATCTTTACGAGAATCATTTCACTGGGAGCTTGCCAGCAAGCATTGCCAACTCGGAGAAATTGTACGAACTCAGGCTGTTTCAGAACCAACTCAGTGGCGAGTTACCTCAAAATCTCGGCAAGAAGTCACCTTTAAGATGGCTTGACGTGTCAAGCAACAAATTTTCCGGCGAGATACCGTCAAGCTTGTGTTCAAAAGGTGAGTTGGAGGAGCTGTTGATAATTCATAACTCGTTTACTGGTAAAATACCTGAAAGTTTGAGTCTTTGTCCGAGTTTAGCCCGAGTTCGATTGGGTTATAACCGGTTATCCGGTGAAGTGCCATCTGGGTTTTGGGCTTTGCCTAATGCTTATCTTGTTGAGCTTGTTAATAATTCATTAACTGGTCAAATTGGTAAAACTATAGCTGGTGCTTCAAATTTGTCACAGTTGattattgataataataattttaatggaAGCTTACCTGATGAGATTGGTTTGTTGGAAAATCTTGGGTCTTTTTCTGGTAGTGGAAATAAATTTAGTGGATCTTTGCCAGGAACTATTGTGAATTTGAAGCAATTGGGTAATCTTGATTTGAGTAACAATTTGTTTTCTGGGGAGTTGCCTAGTGGAATTGATTCTTGGAAGAGATTGAATGAGCTTAATCTGGCTAATAATGCGTTTTCGGGTAAGATTCCGGAGGAAATTGGGAAGCTGCCTGTGCTTAATTATCTTGATTTGTCTAGCAACAGATTTTCCGGAAAAATTCCGTTTAGCTTGCAGAATTTGAAGTTGAATCAGCTTAATTTGTCAAATAATAAGCTATCCGGGGAAATTCCGACTCTGTTTGCGAAGGAGATGTATAAAAACAGCTTTCTTGGGAATCCTGGTTTGTGTGGAGATATTGAAGGGTTATGTGATGGAAGAAGTGAAGGAAAGAATCGAGGTTATGTTTGGttattgaaatcaatttttgtaCTTGCTGCTTTAGTTCTTGTTATTGGTGTGGTTTGGTTCTACTTCAAGTACAGGAATTACAAGAAAGGAAAAGCTATTGATAAGACTAAATGGACATTGATGTCGTTTCACAAATTGGGTTTTAGTGAATTCGAGATCTTGGCTTCTCTCGACGAGGATAATGTAATAGGGACCGGAGCATCTGGAAAAGTATACAAAGTTGTGCTCAGCAATGGTGAGGCGGTTGCAGTGAAAAAGCTTTGGGGAGTAACCAAAAAGGAGTGCGACGAAAATGATGTTGAGAAAGGTCCGGTTAAGGATGATGGTTTTGAGGCAGAAATTGATACATTGGGTAAGATTAGGCATAAGAATATTGTTAAGCTTTGGTGCTGCTGTACTACTAGAGACACTAAGCTTTTGGTATATGAGTACATGCCTAATGGAAGCTTGGGGGATTTGTTGCATGGTACCAAAGGTGGGTCGTTAGATTGGCCAACGAGGTATAAGATTCTTTTAGATGCCGGTGAGGGGCTTTCGTatttgcatcatgattgtgttCCTCCAATCGTGCATAGAGATGTGAAATCGAACAATATTTTGTTGGATGGAGAATTCGGTGCACGAGTTGCGGATTTTGGTGTAGCCAAAGTGGTTGATTTGACAGGGAAGCCTAAATCCATGTCTGTCATTGCAGGATCTTGTGGATACATTGCTCCAGGTTAGCAATACAATCCttatttatgtcattttaatCTTAGATGCTTGAATATATATGTGTGGTTTGTCATTAGATATTAAGAGTAGAGCTGAGTAAAAACTGAATTGAATCAATTATTCAATGGAATGAAACcaaatagaaatttattttggttCCCTTATGTGTGGTTTGTCATTAGATATTAAGAGTAGAACTGAATTAAACCTTAAACGAACCGTttattaaaccaaatcaaaccaagtAGAGATTAATTTTGGTTCCGTTTAAGTGATTAAAAAGATTGGTTTTAATGTGAATGAGTAGAAAGGTTGGTTTGCTGTTTTAGTTTGGTTTTCACTATTGGTTATTCAAACCGACTGAAAACAGAAGTTCAAAACGATGTCTATGCAACTGAATTGATAATTAACATAATATTAATTTCTTGTTGTGTTCATTAATTGCAGAGTATGCCTACACACTTAGGGTGAATGAGAAGAGCGATATCTACAGCTTCGGGGTAGTGATTCTCGAGTTAGTCACACGCAGACGTCCGGTTGATCCGGAGTTCGGAGAGAAAGACTTGGTGAAGTGGGTTTGCACCACTCTAGACCAGAAGGGAGTGGACCATGTCATTGATTCCAAACTCGATTCTTGTTTCAAGGAAGAGATATGCAAAGTTCTCAACATTGCCATTCTCTGTACAAGTCCACTACCCATCAATCGACCATCCATGAGACGAGTCGTGAAATTGCTGCAAGAAATTGCGCCAGAAACCGCGCTTAAGACGGTTAAAAAGGATGGAAAGTTGACACCGTATTACTATGAAGATGCATCAGATCAGGGAAGTGTAGCTTGAGGGTTATAGTCTAATTCGTTTCTGCAAGCTCAGATGATGAAGGAGCTAGCCATGAAGCTCCAATTTTTCCTGTTGTTGGGCTAACTTCCCAGTTTTTTACTTGCAGTTTTGCAGTGTGCcttaagaaaatgaaagaaagatCCATACATTAGGTTAGTTTATGGTAAGGAAAGAAAAGTGCAGTAAAAAGTTAAAACTGGAAAGGAAGGagttataaattattaacttcTTTTACCCTGTAAATTGATTATTGCTGAAATTTTCCCTTAAAATGGCAGCCTCACGCgagaatgttaatttttttcgttGCGATTAGCAAATTATATTGTTTTCTTTAGTGCGGTTATTAACTTTTATATTCGTACACTTTGAtaatgaacttttaattttatcaacaaCGGTGCATTAGATACATTTGTACTAAAAATTGTTTGTGTTGTtggaaattaaataaatgtgtTCTTAAATTTGTTATGTCATTTAAAAATcaatacataaaattaaaatctgcTGTACTATTTAATCATAAGTTTATTGAAAACCATTTAGTGATATGTCGTTGTTAGTAAAATTATGACTCAGTAATTTAAAACaatagtaaatattttttaacaatcgtattttttttaaacttgaTATTTATATTCAACACTTAGCAAAGGGCCACATTTCTTGTATTGATTAGCTGAAATGAATTACTTGAAATGCAAGGCATTAATGAGCAAACCACCAGAAAAATTCTGTTTCAATGGGATAAATGCAAAAAGATCCGGAAAAAGGGAATCTCAGAGAAAATTATAGGATGTGCTAAAATTTATAGTGGAGGGTTTAGGGTTTACTGGTTTAGGCCAATGTACAACATGCCCTAAGGAAGGGGCAATAGGCTTAGTTAGAGTTAAAATGTTGTACTTGAAATTAGTTAGGTGCGGCAATTCCTCCGATGGGTCCATTTCTATTTAAGTGAAAGGCTTGTATTGTTGGTTACTTTGCTAGACTCTCATTTCCAAATTACCTTTTCGGAAATAACTATGACAATTACTGTATTGGCCGTTAAAAATGATTCTTGCCAAATTTCAATCGGAATAATTGGATAATAATCATCTCAAGTCTCAACACAACTTTAATATAAGGattaattgaaaaagaaaaagaaaaatcagcAATGGTTCATTTTGTCCCTTCTATTTGaaataaaagatcaaataaaattaatattgtggctttaaataaaaacaacttcaaaataaagttttaaacaaaatCATATCAGATGTTATGATTCATTTTATCCTTTCAGTTTTAAATAGTCCAATAACTTGTCATCTCAATtgctataattattttttgccaCTTTATATAAGGGGTAAAATGAGACAAATTAATCAACTTGTAAGTGTTTTTGTAATGAGTTTGTTTTTAATTGGTATTTTATGCAAATTGAGGGggtaaaacgataatttatg
This region of Mercurialis annua linkage group LG1-X, ddMerAnnu1.2, whole genome shotgun sequence genomic DNA includes:
- the LOC126654097 gene encoding receptor-like protein kinase HSL1; its protein translation is MIPLLLSLLLLFTSPSLSLNQEGLYLNQIKLSLTDPDSVLSSWSDRDSSPCSWFGITCEPLTHSVTSVDLSSANLAGPFPSLLCRLNNLTFISFNNNSINDVLPADISTCRNLEHLDLAQNYLTGTLPYTLAELPNLKFLDLTGNNFSGDIPESFGYFQKLEVISLVYNLFDGVIPPFLGNISTLKMLNLSYNPFSPGRIPPELGNLTNLQILWLTDCNLVGEIPDSLGQLKQLKDLDLALNNLVGHIPSSLTQLTSVFQIELYNNSLTGELPAGLGNLIALRLLDVSMNKLTGPIPDELCGLQLESLNLYENHFTGSLPASIANSEKLYELRLFQNQLSGELPQNLGKKSPLRWLDVSSNKFSGEIPSSLCSKGELEELLIIHNSFTGKIPESLSLCPSLARVRLGYNRLSGEVPSGFWALPNAYLVELVNNSLTGQIGKTIAGASNLSQLIIDNNNFNGSLPDEIGLLENLGSFSGSGNKFSGSLPGTIVNLKQLGNLDLSNNLFSGELPSGIDSWKRLNELNLANNAFSGKIPEEIGKLPVLNYLDLSSNRFSGKIPFSLQNLKLNQLNLSNNKLSGEIPTLFAKEMYKNSFLGNPGLCGDIEGLCDGRSEGKNRGYVWLLKSIFVLAALVLVIGVVWFYFKYRNYKKGKAIDKTKWTLMSFHKLGFSEFEILASLDEDNVIGTGASGKVYKVVLSNGEAVAVKKLWGVTKKECDENDVEKGPVKDDGFEAEIDTLGKIRHKNIVKLWCCCTTRDTKLLVYEYMPNGSLGDLLHGTKGGSLDWPTRYKILLDAGEGLSYLHHDCVPPIVHRDVKSNNILLDGEFGARVADFGVAKVVDLTGKPKSMSVIAGSCGYIAPEYAYTLRVNEKSDIYSFGVVILELVTRRRPVDPEFGEKDLVKWVCTTLDQKGVDHVIDSKLDSCFKEEICKVLNIAILCTSPLPINRPSMRRVVKLLQEIAPETALKTVKKDGKLTPYYYEDASDQGSVA